A single window of Halotalea alkalilenta DNA harbors:
- a CDS encoding copper resistance CopC family protein, translating into MLRKSFTALALTLVAPLAFAHASLTSSQPADGAELATAPTELVFDFSEGVETSLSQVTLEDEAGQAIEIGALTADASGTHRYRVELPELAPGQYSVEVKVTSVDTHRIEDSLEFTVQPD; encoded by the coding sequence ATGCTTCGTAAGTCGTTTACCGCCCTGGCGCTGACCCTGGTCGCGCCGCTTGCCTTCGCTCACGCCAGCCTGACATCGAGCCAACCCGCCGATGGCGCCGAACTCGCGACCGCGCCCACCGAGCTGGTATTTGATTTCAGTGAAGGCGTCGAGACCTCGCTGAGCCAGGTGACGCTCGAAGATGAAGCCGGACAGGCGATCGAGATCGGTGCGCTCACCGCCGATGCTTCGGGGACCCATCGTTACCGGGTCGAACTGCCCGAACTGGCGCCAGGCCAATACAGCGTCGAGGTGAAAGTCACTTCGGTCGACACGCATCGGATCGAAGATAGCCTGGAATTCACCGTCCAGCCGGACTGA
- a CDS encoding CopD family protein, whose product MVLNLFGERVSETPLQLLLAAVRASYLGSVSVALASLVVAWLLLPASLDGVGALRRRLLWLSHCCLPLAMLLALGWWPLIGVQMTGVETLGEVRPYLEVILFQTFFGGELRVRLALLALAWVLVALACWSRLNVVVKELRGAALVVLALVALLQPMMGHGASIAPGYLWPMTVHVLAAALWLGSLPGLLIGCILAPSAAGVMLSRFSLLGMGCVVALLISGLFQSAALVGSWEALFNTSYGVLVLLKGILFLGLLALAAINRFCWLARAEHSPGGLRVTLGIEILLGCAMLLAAALLAGQPPPGHMGH is encoded by the coding sequence ATGGTGCTCAATCTGTTCGGCGAGCGGGTCAGCGAGACTCCTCTGCAACTGCTGCTCGCCGCCGTACGCGCGAGCTACCTCGGGTCGGTATCGGTCGCCCTCGCCAGCCTGGTAGTGGCGTGGCTGCTGCTGCCGGCCAGCCTAGATGGCGTTGGCGCGCTGCGCCGACGCCTGCTGTGGCTCAGTCACTGCTGCCTGCCGCTGGCGATGCTGCTTGCTTTGGGCTGGTGGCCGCTGATCGGGGTGCAGATGACTGGGGTGGAGACGCTTGGTGAGGTGCGTCCCTACCTCGAGGTGATCCTGTTCCAGACCTTCTTCGGTGGCGAGCTGCGCGTGCGTCTCGCACTGCTGGCGCTTGCCTGGGTGTTGGTCGCATTGGCGTGCTGGTCGCGCTTGAACGTCGTGGTCAAGGAGCTGCGCGGCGCGGCGCTGGTGGTGTTGGCGCTGGTCGCGCTGCTGCAGCCGATGATGGGGCATGGCGCTTCGATCGCACCCGGCTATCTATGGCCGATGACGGTGCATGTGCTGGCGGCGGCGCTGTGGCTCGGCAGCCTCCCAGGCCTGCTGATCGGCTGCATCCTGGCGCCCAGCGCGGCGGGCGTGATGCTATCGCGTTTTTCGCTGCTGGGAATGGGCTGCGTGGTGGCGCTGTTGATTAGCGGGCTGTTCCAGTCCGCGGCTCTGGTCGGCAGTTGGGAGGCGCTGTTCAACACGAGCTACGGTGTGCTGGTGCTGCTCAAGGGGATATTGTTCCTTGGCTTGCTCGCACTGGCAGCGATCAACCGGTTTTGCTGGCTCGCGCGCGCCGAGCACTCGCCGGGTGGCCTGCGAGTCACGCTGGGAATCGAGATCCTGCTTGGCTGCGCCATGCTGCTGGCCGCGGCGCTGCTCGCTGGTCAGCCTCCCCCGGGTCACATGGGGCATTGA
- a CDS encoding 5'-methylthioadenosine/adenosylhomocysteine nucleosidase, with the protein MAASSGVQVALIGAMAQEVDALLTHLERGERLEHGGSTFHLGRLRGIEVVVLESGIGKVNAAIATTLAFERFAPRAVINVGSAGGFGDRLAIGDVVISSEVCHHDVDVTPFGYALGQVPGMPARFAADPRLVALAREALEGLDGITAHEGLIGSGDVFVAGGAVVASLRSRFPEMIAAEMEAAAVAQTCHRHGCPFVVTRAVSDLPEREANSVDFETFLGIAAANSARMVASMLERLD; encoded by the coding sequence ATGGCGGCGAGTAGCGGTGTGCAGGTCGCGCTGATCGGCGCAATGGCCCAGGAGGTCGACGCGCTACTCACTCATTTGGAGAGAGGCGAGCGCTTGGAGCATGGCGGCTCGACCTTCCACCTCGGCCGCCTGCGCGGCATCGAGGTCGTGGTCCTCGAGTCGGGGATCGGCAAGGTCAATGCAGCGATCGCCACTACGCTTGCCTTCGAGCGTTTCGCGCCTAGGGCGGTGATCAACGTAGGCTCCGCCGGCGGCTTCGGCGATCGGCTCGCGATCGGCGACGTAGTGATCTCGAGCGAAGTCTGCCATCACGATGTCGACGTTACCCCGTTCGGCTACGCACTGGGCCAGGTGCCGGGCATGCCGGCTCGCTTCGCCGCCGACCCGCGGCTGGTCGCCCTCGCTCGCGAAGCGCTCGAGGGGCTGGACGGTATCACCGCCCATGAGGGGCTGATCGGTTCAGGCGATGTCTTCGTCGCCGGAGGCGCTGTGGTCGCGAGCCTGCGCAGCCGGTTTCCCGAAATGATCGCCGCCGAGATGGAAGCCGCCGCCGTTGCCCAGACCTGCCATCGCCATGGCTGTCCATTCGTGGTCACCCGCGCGGTCTCGGACTTGCCCGAGCGCGAGGCCAACAGCGTCGATTTCGAGACCTTCCTCGGCATCGCTGCGGCCAACTCGGCGCGAATGGTGGCCTCGATGCTCGAGCGCCTCGACTGA
- a CDS encoding S-ribosylhomocysteine lyase, with translation MSEEKRMNVESFNLDHTKVKAPFVRLAGIKEGVNGDRIHKYDMRFCQPNVEHMDMPALHSLEHLMAELSRNHSDKIVDISPMGCQTGFYVALINHDDYDDVLALLEKTLRDVLEADEVPACNEVQCGWAASHSLNGAKRLAQAFLAKRDEWSQVFA, from the coding sequence ATGAGCGAAGAGAAGAGAATGAACGTCGAAAGCTTCAACCTGGATCACACCAAGGTGAAGGCGCCGTTCGTTCGCCTTGCAGGCATCAAGGAAGGCGTCAACGGTGATCGCATCCACAAGTACGACATGCGTTTCTGCCAGCCCAACGTGGAGCACATGGACATGCCTGCGCTGCACTCGCTGGAACACCTGATGGCCGAACTGTCGCGCAACCATAGCGACAAGATCGTCGACATCAGCCCGATGGGCTGCCAGACCGGCTTCTACGTCGCGCTGATCAACCACGACGACTACGACGACGTACTCGCGCTGCTCGAGAAGACCCTGCGTGACGTGCTCGAGGCCGATGAAGTGCCGGCCTGCAACGAAGTGCAGTGCGGCTGGGCGGCCAGCCACAGCCTCAACGGCGCGAAGCGCCTCGCCCAGGCGTTTCTCGCCAAGCGTGACGAGTGGTCGCAGGTGTTCGCCTGA